The nucleotide sequence TTACGGCTACCGTGAACGGGACGAACTCCAGCGCCAAGCGTTCGAGGAGCGTTTGAAGACAAAAACGGCAGACCAAATTATGTTTGTCGATGAAGCCGGCATCGACAATCGAGAAGACTATCCCTATGGCTATTGCAAAATTGGACAACGCTTCCCTGCCCTCAAATCGGGCAAACGCAGGGAACGAGTTAGTTGGATTGCCGCGCTGTGCCAACACCAGTTGATGGCCCCCCTGACCTTTGCAGGCTCATGCAACCGCGACGTATTCGAGCTGTGGTTAGAGCAGTGTTTGCTGCCTCAGGTGCAACCGGGGATGGTGATTGTGATTGACAATGCCAGTTTTCACCGCTCGCAATCCATCGATGAAATTGTGGCTGCAGCGGGTTGTGAGATTTGGTATTTGCCTTCCTATTCCCCGGACTTGAATCCGATTGAGCATGGGTGGTTTGTGCTCAAAAATTGGATGCGGCAACGATGGGATGAATTTGACAATTTCCGTGATTGTGTTGATGCAGCTTTCAAAAGCTGTCCTAACGTGCTCCCGTAAGGCTATAATATCTATGGCAATCAGGTTAGCCTGGAGTGCCCGGCTCACACCACAGTCGGGTTTGGGCAGCGAAATTTGTTGGGATTCCAGGACTCGCACCAGTTGGGTCCGCAGGCGAGCAATATAGTCTTGAACTACTTTTCGTTGCGCTGGAGTCAGATCATCGCGGTAGGCGGGGAAGGGAGATTGGGATTTTGCCGTATTTAGAATGGTTTCAGCCTCTCTCAGCAGCCGCTCAATCTCCTGAGCACTGGTGCGAAGATGACGCTTTTGATGCTCGTTTAAAGCATACCTGATGGTGTCTTTCATCATAAGTCAAGCCGCTAAAGGATGAATGGTCAGCACAGAGCAGGGAGCGTGGTGTACCACATGGTTGCTGACACTCCCCAGCAGCAGTTCACTGAGTCCAGAACGACCGTGACGACTCAGAATGATGAGATCCGCTTCCCAGGTGCGGGCAAGTTGACAAATTTCCTGAGCAGGATTTCCCTGACTCTGAATATACTCGGTATTGATTCCCCGGTTAATGGCTTCGGCAGCGTGCGATCGCAAAAAATCCAGTCCTTCTTTTTGATAGATCTCCCATTGGTGGAGATAAAGGGTCGTCATGTTACCCAGTTCACCCGCATAGCGATCGGGTACAGTGGGCACCGGATGCCCCTCTTCCGCTGAGGACAGGATATGAACCAGCATGAGAGAAGCGCTACTGGTGTTTGCCAGATCCAGCGCATGCTGAAACACCAGCCTGCTCATGGTGGAATGATCTAATGCCACTAAAATCTTCTGAAACATCGTTACCTCCTTGATGGCACAGAAATTCCTAGCTTTGATCATCTGCGTTGCAGAGACGATTGATTGAGGCGCAAGCTAGAAACTATCAGCCTGGAGGCAGTTCTCTGGAAAACCAGATGGCGAGTTTCATCACCATGCTTGTATTATGCCATAGCGTCAATTTCGGCACTTCATCCGATCGAATTATCTTTATTCCTTACTTCCGTAACCAGACTTGCCTCCGCTTCCTCCTGAATCACGCAACCGGGATGCTTCAACAGCATTTTGAGAGCGGTTTTTTTCTCTGGACTATGGGGAAGTTTTCTCAAAGCGCGAATAATTTCCATACCCTGCCAGACATCAATAGGATGAGCAAGTGCACATTCGGCTAGAGGAATGGCAGCCTTAACATTCTTGCGATTTCCTAATGTAATGATTGATCCCATGCGTGCTTCGGAATTGGGATGTTTCAATGCATGGATCAAACGTTCATCGTAGGAAGCGTGCTCTTTCTCCCATTGTCGAATATTTACACCACACGCTGGACAGACGGATGCCTCCTTCAATATTTCGGCAA is from Leptothermofonsia sichuanensis E412 and encodes:
- a CDS encoding IS630 family transposase (programmed frameshift), translated to MPSPYSDDLRRKAIEAVRRGERKSEVCRMLHISRNTLDLWLKRLEQTGDCQAITGFQTGRGQKITDWDRFRAFVRQHGGKTQAQMAQLWGDNVTQQNISDALKKIGVSRKKTYGYRERDELQRQAFEERLKTKTADQIMFVDEAGIDNREDYPYGYCKIGQRFPALKSGKRRERVSWIAALCQHQLMAPLTFAGSCNRDVFELWLEQCLLPQVQPGMVIVIDNASFHRSQSIDEIVAAAGCEIWYLPSYSPDLNPIEHGWFVLKNWMRQRWDEFDNFRDCVDAAFKSCPNVLP
- a CDS encoding universal stress protein, with product MFQKILVALDHSTMSRLVFQHALDLANTSSASLMLVHILSSAEEGHPVPTVPDRYAGELGNMTTLYLHQWEIYQKEGLDFLRSHAAEAINRGINTEYIQSQGNPAQEICQLARTWEADLIILSRHGRSGLSELLLGSVSNHVVHHAPCSVLTIHPLAA
- a CDS encoding HEAT repeat domain-containing protein, encoding MENAYYCPACFAEILKEASVCPACGVNIRQWEKEHASYDERLIHALKHPNSEARMGSIITLGNRKNVKAAIPLAECALAHPIDVWQGMEIIRALRKLPHSPEKKTALKMLLKHPGCVIQEEAEASLVTEVRNKDNSIG